In one Candidatus Korarchaeota archaeon NZ13-K genomic region, the following are encoded:
- a CDS encoding glycosyltransferase has protein sequence LKSASIPDYVLILHTDPAAQQQLKDAIDEGRAVMLTPFGSLTYEEAMRLMAACDYLVFPSSAEGFGLPVLEANALGIPAIHVWAPPLSEFSSKEYNFVFDYVYTRLVPYKGAQEWLFYEYDEADLAEMMAYAVDIWHNKREEYEDYCAKAAENAANWDYRKIYPKLLKYLGIEAEAVAEAEAGVEAGGEAGSV, from the coding sequence TCCTAAAGTCCGCCAGCATACCCGACTACGTCCTAATCCTCCACACCGATCCCGCCGCCCAGCAGCAGCTCAAGGACGCAATCGACGAGGGCAGGGCCGTGATGCTCACCCCATTCGGCTCCCTGACCTACGAGGAGGCCATGAGGCTCATGGCCGCCTGCGACTACCTGGTCTTCCCCTCGTCCGCCGAGGGCTTCGGCCTCCCCGTCCTCGAGGCCAACGCCCTGGGCATACCGGCGATACATGTCTGGGCTCCGCCCCTTAGCGAGTTCTCGTCAAAGGAGTACAACTTCGTCTTCGACTACGTCTACACCAGGCTGGTCCCCTACAAGGGGGCCCAGGAGTGGCTCTTCTACGAGTACGACGAGGCCGACCTGGCGGAGATGATGGCCTACGCCGTGGACATCTGGCACAACAAGAGGGAGGAGTACGAGGACTACTGCGCCAAGGCCGCCGAGAACGCCGCCAACTGGGACTACCGCAAAATATACCCGAAGCTCCTCAAATACCTGGGCATAGAGGCCGAGGCCGTCGCCGAGGCCGAGGCCGGGGTCGAGGCCGGAGGGGAAGCCGGCTCGGTGTAG